A DNA window from Halichondria panicea chromosome 16, odHalPani1.1, whole genome shotgun sequence contains the following coding sequences:
- the LOC135350344 gene encoding uncharacterized protein LOC135350344, with the protein MFASAIILLTVAINEVALQPVPWPPLVTSCNVMPRIAADMTVAAVGQLSCVSSGWPECDTIYCNVVSNSEQLEIQLLPCWEYPALWLKGRDINGKEILQHIFYKDVETFKMMIGDAQVTLYVAIVQRSKLTVGVEVTAQVGNSNVTLIPYRDIPLNTSFCQDPTPLTCEVLEFIEQYIIVEQSAWTHDPALTPQCLIPDSAHCTSVKCQWPSNPLHSQQAEMDLLPCLKPAGMRISVSNSQDGVVFNHTFQQSEIVKFNSDTKLNVTLTHPQEGVIGLEVISITTTRNFTQLSFVRVPLPKCSTFVVSE; encoded by the exons ATGTTTGCTTCTGCCATCATCTTGCTTACTGTGGCTATCAATG AAGTGGCTTTGCAACCAGTACCCTGGCCACCACTTGTGACCAGCTGCAATGTCATGCCACGAATAGCTGCAGACATGACTGTTGCAGCTGTCGGACAGCTCTCTTGTGTCAGCTCAGGGTGGCCAGAATGTGACACCATCTACTGTAACGTGGTTTCCAACAGTGAGCAGCTGGAAATACAACTGCTTCCCTGTTGGGAGTATCCAGCACTCTGGTTGAAGGGCAGGGACATCAATGGTAAGGAGATTCTTCAGCACATTTTTTACAAGGACGTGGAGACATTTAAGATGATGATCGGTGATGCACAAGTTACTCTTTATGTTGCTATTGTGCAAAGGAGCAAACTGACTGTGGGTGTTGAG GTAACCGCTCAAGTTGGAAATAGCAATGTAACACTCATTCCATACAGAGACATCCCTCTCAACACTTCATTCTGTCAAG ATCCTACTCCTCTCACCTGTGAAGTTCTTGAGTTTATTGAGCAATACATTATCGTGGAGCAATCAGCCTGGACACATGACCCAGCCCTTACTCCTCAATGTTTAATACCAGACTCAGCACACTGCACCAGTGTCAAGTGCCAATGGCCATCCAACCCGCTTCATAGTCAGCAGGCAGAGATGGACCTGCTACCTTGCTTAAAGCCGGCTGGAATGAGGATTAGTGTGAGCAATTCACAGGATGGTGTAGTTTTCAACCACACATTTCAACAATCGGAGATAGTTAAATTTAACTCTGATACAAAATTAAATGTGACGTTAACTCACCCCCAAGAAGGAGTGATAGGACTAGAG GTAATCTCAATAACAACCACTCGTAACTTTACTCAGCTCTCCTTTGTGAGAGTGCCTCTACCAAAGTGCTCCACATTTGTCGTTTCTGAGTAA